Proteins encoded within one genomic window of Oryza brachyantha chromosome 7, ObraRS2, whole genome shotgun sequence:
- the LOC102715679 gene encoding BTB/POZ and MATH domain-containing protein 1-like: protein MGAGRACRGGPSSSSPAAAAGRPFPPIAASCPSSSAAVPAAPAETASTSVTKTVNGSHHFKIAGYNLAKGIGVGKYIASEPFTVGGYEWAIYFYPDGKSPEDGAAYVSLFIALASEGTDVRALFELTLVDQSGKGQDKVHTHFGRSLEGGPYTLKYRGSMWGYKRFFKRSALESSDYLKDDCLLVNCTVGVVQSHTEGPKIYTIPVPPSNMSKHIGQLLTDGKRTDITFEVDGEVFPAHKVVLAARSPVFRAQLFGPMKDKNMKRIAIEDMEASVFKALLHFMYWDELPDIEELTGLNTTWVSTLMAQHLLAAADRYALERLKLLCELKLCEDVAINTVANTLALAEQHHCYQLKTVCLRFVALPENLKAVMQTDGFDYLQQSCPSLLTELLEYVAKVGEHSVSPCLYSNEVLDGGDANGRRVKPRI, encoded by the exons ATGGGCGCCGGCCGTGCCTGCCGCGGcggcccctcctcctcctcccccgccgccgcggcggggcggcCCTTCCCGCCGATCGCCGCGTCGtgcccctcctcctcggccgcggTCCCCGCTGCGCCCGCGGAGACGGCGTCCACGTCGGTGACCAAGACCGTCAACGGGTCGCACCACTTTAAGATCGCCGGGTACAACCTCGCCAAGGGGATCGGGGTGGGGAAGTACATCGCCTCCGAGCCCTTCACCGTGGGGGGCTACGAGTGGGCGATATACTTCTACCCCGACGGGAAGAGCCCCGAGGATGGCGCCGCCTACGTGTCGCTCTTCATAGCGCTCGCCAGCGAGGGCACCGACGTGCGCGCGCTCTTCGAGCTCACGCTCGTCGACCAGAGCGGCAAGGGGCAGGACAAGGTCCACACCCACTTTGGGAGGTCGCTCGAGGGCGGACCCTATACCCTCAAGTACCGGGGGAGCATGTG GGGTTACAAGCGTTTTTTCAAACGGTCTGCCTTGGAATCATCAGATTATCTTAAAGATGATTGTCTTTTGGTGAATTGTACTGTTGGTGTTGTCCAATCTCATACTGAAGGGCCAAAGATATATACAATACCAGTGCCACCATCCAATATGTCTAAGCATATTGGCCAGCTACTGACGGATGGGAAGAGAACTGACATTACATTTGAAGTTGATGGAGAGGTGTTCCCTGCTCACAAGGTGGTTCTTGCAGCCCGGTCACCTGTTTTTAGGGCACAGCTTTTTGGTCCAATGAAGGATAAAAACATGAAGCGTATAGCAATTGAGGATATGGAGGCTTCAGTTTTCAAG GCCTTACTCCATTTCATGTACTGGGATGAGTTGCCTGATATCGAAGAGCTTACTGGCCTAAATACAACATGGGTGTCCACTTTGATGGCTCAGCATTTACTTGCAGCTGCGGATCGTTATGCATTGGAGAGACTAAAGTTGCTCTGTGAGCTCAAGTTGTGTGAAGATGTTGCAATAAACACAGTTGCAAATACTTTGGCACTGGCTGAGCAGCACCACTGTTATCAGCTAAAAACTGTTTGCCTGAGATTTGTGGCTTTGCctgaaaatttaaaag CTGTCATGCAAACCGATGGATTTGATTATTTGCAGCAAAGCTGCCCGTCTCTTCTGACCGAGCTTCTGGAGTATGTGGCCAAGGTAGGAGAGCATTCGGTCAGCCCTTGCTTGTATTCAAACGAAGTCCTTGACGGTGGTGATGCCAATGGAAGACGCGTGAAACCAAGGATTTAA